The sequence below is a genomic window from Helicobacter ganmani.
TCATCTTTCATTTCTTCACAATTTCCATGGTCGCTCGTAATAATTAATCCATAATCCTTTTCCTTTGCTTTTGAGCAGATTCTACCCAATTCATTATCTACCGCTTCTACTGCGGCAATCGCCGCTTCATAATTCCCTGTATGTCCTACCATATCGCCATTGGCAAAATTCACTACAACAAAATCATATCCCTCTTCCATTGCCATTAAAACGGCATCACCTACTTCCTTGGCACTCATTTGAGGCTGTAAATCATAAGTCGCAACCTTTGGAGAGGGCACAAGCAGACGCGTTTCATTGGGATAAGGCTCTTCAATCCCCCCATTAAAAAAGAAAGTTACGTGGGCGTATTTTTCTGTTTCTGCAGTATGAAATTGTCGCAAATGATGATTGGAAATCACTTCGGCTAGAGTATTTTGAACATTTTCTTTGGGAAAAAGAATCGGAAAGGAAAAAGATTTATCATAAGGAGTCATCGTAACAAGTGGAATCTCTACAAAACTTTTGCGCACAAATGCGTTAAAGCTTGCATTTCCTAGTGCATTGACAATTTCTCGCGCCCTATCACTACGAAAATTTACAAAAATCAAGCCATCGCTTGCTTGGATTTTATTTGGAGAATCTTCTGTGAAATCCTTACAAAAACTTGCAGGCAAGATAAATTCGTCAAAAATACCCTCCTTAAATTGTGATTGCAAATATTCTTGCGGGGTAAGCGTCTGCGTATTTTCGCCTAGTGCGATAACATTATAAGCCTTTTCTACGCGCTCCCAACGATTGTCCCTATCCATTGCATAATAGCGTCCGCTAAGGCTTGCAATTCGAATCCTTTTACCTTCAATTTGCGATTCTACCTCACGCACAAACTTTGGTGCGCTTTTGGGTGGCACATCACGTCCATCAGTAATCAAATGCAACAACACTTCATATTGCGATTCTAAGCCTAACGCAAGAGCTAAAATATGCTGAATATGTGAATGCACACCACCATCACTTAACAATCCCACCAAATGCACACGTTTGCAATTTTTAAGACAATTTAGAGCAGGATTTTGCATTAAAGTATTTTCGTGGATTGCCTTGTTGATTTTGACTAAATCTTGATAGAGAATCCTCCCACTACCCAAGCTCATATGCCCTACTTCAGAATTTCCCATTTGCCCCTCTGGCAAGCCAACAGACAATCCATAAGTGTGAATCATTCCAAAGGGAACTTCTTGAAACAATTTGTCATAAGTTGGCTTTTTTGCCGCAAAAAATGCGTTATATTCTTGCTTTTTACTATACCCGATTCCATCTGTGATAACCAAAACAGCTTTCATTATAGATTTTCCCAAATTTTAAAGTTATTTTAGGTAGAATCCTATCTAATTTTTCTTAAAATTTCATCTAGTTAAGTTTGGGCTTATGTTATATTATCTTTATTCTTTGTTTGACATCAATCTTTTTCAATATATTACCGTGCGTTCTGCAATTGCGTTTTTTATAGCTCTTTTGCTCACAATCTTTGCAATGCCCTATTATATTTTATGGGCAAATCAACACGCATTCCAACCGATTTCGCAATTTGCCCCCAAAAACCACCAACAAAAAATCCATACTCCCACAATGGGTGGAATCGTATTTGTCTGCACAACTTTGCTTTCAACTCTGCTTTGTGCCAAACTCAATCATATCTATATCTTGCTTGGAATCGCAACTTTGCTTTGCTTTGCAATGCTTGGAATCAGCGACGATTATTCTAAAATAACACAACGCAAAAACGCCGGAATGAGTGCAAAAACTAAGTTTTTGTTGCAGATTGTCATTAGTCTTATCCTCTCGTGCGGATTGTATCTAGTTGGCTTAAATTCGGAATTTTATTTACCCTTTTTCAAGAATCCTTTGTTTGATTGGAATCTTCTTGGAATCTTGTTTTGGACACTTGTTTTTATTGCTACAAGCAATGCAGTCAATCTTACGGACGGACTAGATGGACTTGTTGCGATTCCATCTATTTATGCGCTGACTTCTCTTAGCGTGTTTGTCTATGTCGCAGGACATTCGGGCTTAAGTGCTTATTTGCTTTATCCCAAAGTCTTAGATAGCAGTGAGCTTGTGATTCTCTCCTCTGCACTAATTGGCGCACTGATTGGATTCCTTTGGTATAACTGCCACCCTGCGCAAGTCTTTATGGGAGATAGTGGCTCTCTAAGCTTGGGTGGTTTTATCGCTTATATGGCGATTGTGTCCAAGAATGAGATTCTACTTTTCCTTATTGGATTTATTTTCGTTGTGGAAGCACTATCGGTAATTTTACAGATTGGAAGCTATAAAACGCGTGGTAAAAAGATTTTTTTAATGGCACCCTTACATCATCACTTTGAGGAAAAAGGCTTGAATGAGAGCAAAATCATCGTGCGATTCTGGATTGTCGCTCTGATGAGTAATCTCATTGCTCTTTTAACTTTGAAAATAAGGTAAATTTATGTTAATACTTTTAGGATTTGGGGGAACGAATCGCGCAATTGCAGAATCTTTTTCGCCTTGTATTGCACTAGATGATAGTTTCACGCAAAAAAGTCAAGATGCTTTGGGCAATCTCTTGCTTCCAAGCGAAAGTCTAAGCGAAGTCTTGGTGCAGAATCCTGAAGCTTCCATTATCACAAGCCCCGGGATTCCACCTAGTAATGCGATGATTGTAACCGCATTGGATTTTGTTGCGACACACCCTAAAGCACGACTTTTAAGCGAATATGACTTTTTTGCGCCCACAATGCCTCCCTCTGTGTGGATTAGCGGCACAAATGGCAAAACCACTACCACGCAAATGCTTACACATTTGCTACAATCTTTTGGTGCGCAAAGCGGAGGTAATATCGGCACACCTTTAGCAAAACTTGATACAAATGCACCCTTTTGGATACTTGAGACTAGCTCTTTTACCCTCCATTATACGCAGATTGCCAAACCTATTTTATATTTGCTTTTGCCGATTACGCAAGACCATATTAGCTGGCACGGAAGCTATGAAAACTATATTACAGACAAACTCAAACCCATTTTATTTTTGAGAGAAAAAGAAGTTGCGATTCTACCCAAAAGTTTGGAATCGCATTCTTTTTGCAAGCAATCCCTTGCAAATCTTATCTTTTATCAAGATTCACAGGATTTAGCAAATATTTTTCGCCTAAATTTAAGTGCGATTGCCTTTAAAGAACCCTTCTTGTTGGACGCTACGCTTGCGATGAGCGCAAGTGAGATTTTGTTTTCTACTCAAGACTATACACTTTTAAACTCCTTTAAAAT
It includes:
- the murD gene encoding UDP-N-acetylmuramoyl-L-alanine--D-glutamate ligase, with product MLILLGFGGTNRAIAESFSPCIALDDSFTQKSQDALGNLLLPSESLSEVLVQNPEASIITSPGIPPSNAMIVTALDFVATHPKARLLSEYDFFAPTMPPSVWISGTNGKTTTTQMLTHLLQSFGAQSGGNIGTPLAKLDTNAPFWILETSSFTLHYTQIAKPILYLLLPITQDHISWHGSYENYITDKLKPILFLREKEVAILPKSLESHSFCKQSLANLIFYQDSQDLANIFRLNLSAIAFKEPFLLDATLAMSASEILFSTQDYTLLNSFKIGAHKIEEFYDKAGNLWVDDSKGTNLDATMEAIKYYQGLKILLILGGDDKGVDLTPLFGLISQCQIEIFAIGSNTDKLCALAKSANTPCYACHTLEVAVRQIKEIFATQSLKARNYVALLSPAAASLDQFSSYKERGEKFKAYALE
- the mraY gene encoding phospho-N-acetylmuramoyl-pentapeptide-transferase — translated: MLYYLYSLFDINLFQYITVRSAIAFFIALLLTIFAMPYYILWANQHAFQPISQFAPKNHQQKIHTPTMGGIVFVCTTLLSTLLCAKLNHIYILLGIATLLCFAMLGISDDYSKITQRKNAGMSAKTKFLLQIVISLILSCGLYLVGLNSEFYLPFFKNPLFDWNLLGILFWTLVFIATSNAVNLTDGLDGLVAIPSIYALTSLSVFVYVAGHSGLSAYLLYPKVLDSSELVILSSALIGALIGFLWYNCHPAQVFMGDSGSLSLGGFIAYMAIVSKNEILLFLIGFIFVVEALSVILQIGSYKTRGKKIFLMAPLHHHFEEKGLNESKIIVRFWIVALMSNLIALLTLKIR
- the gpmI gene encoding 2,3-bisphosphoglycerate-independent phosphoglycerate mutase, which encodes MKAVLVITDGIGYSKKQEYNAFFAAKKPTYDKLFQEVPFGMIHTYGLSVGLPEGQMGNSEVGHMSLGSGRILYQDLVKINKAIHENTLMQNPALNCLKNCKRVHLVGLLSDGGVHSHIQHILALALGLESQYEVLLHLITDGRDVPPKSAPKFVREVESQIEGKRIRIASLSGRYYAMDRDNRWERVEKAYNVIALGENTQTLTPQEYLQSQFKEGIFDEFILPASFCKDFTEDSPNKIQASDGLIFVNFRSDRAREIVNALGNASFNAFVRKSFVEIPLVTMTPYDKSFSFPILFPKENVQNTLAEVISNHHLRQFHTAETEKYAHVTFFFNGGIEEPYPNETRLLVPSPKVATYDLQPQMSAKEVGDAVLMAMEEGYDFVVVNFANGDMVGHTGNYEAAIAAVEAVDNELGRICSKAKEKDYGLIITSDHGNCEEMKDEKGEPLTNHTIGDVWCFVMAKGVESVQNGGLNNIAPSILKLMEIAIPKEMDKPLF